One Peromyscus leucopus breed LL Stock chromosome 20, UCI_PerLeu_2.1, whole genome shotgun sequence genomic region harbors:
- the Ptp4a3 gene encoding protein tyrosine phosphatase type IVA 3 isoform X3, whose product MEGSADDLKKYGATTVVRVCEVTYDKTPLEKDGITVVDWPFDDGAPPPGKVVEDWLSLLKAKFYNDPGSCVAVHCVAGLGRAPVLVALALIESGMKYEDAIQFIRQKRRGAINSKQLTYLEKYRPKQRLRFKDPHTHKTRCCVM is encoded by the exons ATGGAGGGCAGTGCAGAT GACCTGAAGAAGTATGGGGCTACCACcgtggtgcgtgtgtgtgaagTGACCTATGACAAGACCCCTCTGGAGAAGGACGGCATCACTGTTGTG GACTGGCCCTTTGATGACGGGGCGCCCCCTCCTGGCAAAGTGGTGGAGGACTGGCTGAGCCTGCTGAAGGCCAAATTCTACAATGACCCGGGCAGCTGCGTGGCTGTGCACTGTGTGGCCGGCCTGGGAAG GGCTCCAGTGCTGGTGGCTCTTGCCCTTATCGAGAGCGGGATGAAGTATGAAGATGCTATCCAGTTCATCCGACA GAAGCGCCGTGGGGCCATCAACAGTAAGCAGCTGACCTACCTGGAGAAGTACCGGCCTAAGCAGAGACTGCGGTTCAAAGACCCCCACACGCACAAGACCAGATGTTGCGTCATGTAG
- the Ptp4a3 gene encoding protein tyrosine phosphatase type IVA 3 isoform X1, with amino-acid sequence MARMNRPAPVEVSYRNMRFLITHNPSNATLSTFIEDLKKYGATTVVRVCEVTYDKTPLEKDGITVVDWPFDDGAPPPGKVVEDWLSLLKAKFYNDPGSCVAVHCVAGLGRAPVLVALALIESGMKYEDAIQFIRQKRRGAINSKQLTYLEKYRPKQRLRFKDPHTHKTRCCVM; translated from the exons ATGGCCCGCATGAACCGGCCCGCGCCCGTGGAGGTGAGCTACCGGAACATGCGCTTCCTTATCACGCACAACCCCAGCAACGCCACCCTGAGCACTTTCATCGAG GACCTGAAGAAGTATGGGGCTACCACcgtggtgcgtgtgtgtgaagTGACCTATGACAAGACCCCTCTGGAGAAGGACGGCATCACTGTTGTG GACTGGCCCTTTGATGACGGGGCGCCCCCTCCTGGCAAAGTGGTGGAGGACTGGCTGAGCCTGCTGAAGGCCAAATTCTACAATGACCCGGGCAGCTGCGTGGCTGTGCACTGTGTGGCCGGCCTGGGAAG GGCTCCAGTGCTGGTGGCTCTTGCCCTTATCGAGAGCGGGATGAAGTATGAAGATGCTATCCAGTTCATCCGACA GAAGCGCCGTGGGGCCATCAACAGTAAGCAGCTGACCTACCTGGAGAAGTACCGGCCTAAGCAGAGACTGCGGTTCAAAGACCCCCACACGCACAAGACCAGATGTTGCGTCATGTAG
- the Ptp4a3 gene encoding protein tyrosine phosphatase type IVA 3 isoform X2, whose product MEAAALLWARDLKKYGATTVVRVCEVTYDKTPLEKDGITVVDWPFDDGAPPPGKVVEDWLSLLKAKFYNDPGSCVAVHCVAGLGRAPVLVALALIESGMKYEDAIQFIRQKRRGAINSKQLTYLEKYRPKQRLRFKDPHTHKTRCCVM is encoded by the exons ATGGAGGCAGCCGCACTCCTGTGGGCGCGG GACCTGAAGAAGTATGGGGCTACCACcgtggtgcgtgtgtgtgaagTGACCTATGACAAGACCCCTCTGGAGAAGGACGGCATCACTGTTGTG GACTGGCCCTTTGATGACGGGGCGCCCCCTCCTGGCAAAGTGGTGGAGGACTGGCTGAGCCTGCTGAAGGCCAAATTCTACAATGACCCGGGCAGCTGCGTGGCTGTGCACTGTGTGGCCGGCCTGGGAAG GGCTCCAGTGCTGGTGGCTCTTGCCCTTATCGAGAGCGGGATGAAGTATGAAGATGCTATCCAGTTCATCCGACA GAAGCGCCGTGGGGCCATCAACAGTAAGCAGCTGACCTACCTGGAGAAGTACCGGCCTAAGCAGAGACTGCGGTTCAAAGACCCCCACACGCACAAGACCAGATGTTGCGTCATGTAG